The segment GGGGCAATGGCAAGATCAATCTCTATGCTTACAGTGATGCAAAGGGTAGCGAGCCTTACGAAGCGATGGGCGTGAGCCATGCGATCTGTGTCAAGCCCGGAGCAGGAGAGCACAGCGTGGTCGATACGATACCGCCGGAGATACGAGAGCTCTACCTAGGTCATCCCAACTTCTCGATGGAGAACCCCATCGGCTCGACGCCACTCTTCGTTGCCACACTGGCTGACGCCTCAGGAATCAACCTTTCGGGAACGGGCGTAGGGCACAACATGACACTGGTAGTGGATGGTCGTGAGGACTTGACTTTTAACCTCAACAGCAGCTACACCGCCTCTGAGATGGAGGCGGGTGTGGGACGGGTGCTTTACCTACTGCCTGAGCTGCCCGATGGCGATCATACAGCGACTTTTACGGTGTGGGACGTGTGCAACAATGTGACGGAGCAGAGCTTTGCCTTCCGTGTGCGTGCTGGTCAAGCGCCGACGGTGGTCGAGAGTCGTGCTCGTCCTGGAGTCTTGACGGCTGATGATCCGCTGATTGTGGAGGTGTACAACAATGCGCCAGGCGTGGAGGTCGATGTGACTATCGAACTATACGACTATCGAGGTGCACTCGTTGCGCTCTCGCCACAGATGGTGGCTCGCTCTGGCTACGACACGCCGGCGCTGATACGCTGGGAGCCTAAGCTACAGACGGGTGGCACCTTGCTGCCGGGGCTTTACATCTACCGCTTGCGGATGACGCAGGGTGACTCGGTACCAGCCTACACTTCGGGCAAGATTGTGGTGCGCTAAGAGACTCTAACCAAGTAATCTGTTTCGTTATGCAGTCCGATCTCTTAGCTCTAGTCTCAGGTTCAACGCCTTTTGTGGCGGTGGTGGTGATGGCTCTCCTCGTGGCAATCAATCCGTGTCCACTGGCGACGGTGGTTTCCTCGCTGCTCTTTCTGACGGGGCGACAGACGAGTAGACGGCAGGGGTGGTGGATCGCTACGCTCTATGCACTGGGGCGTGCGCTGCTCTACTTCTTGCTCGGGTTGCTCTCGGCTTGGCTCTTGAGGACGAGCATTCAGACGCTCCAACTACAAGAGCAGATCCTGTATGGCTTGGAGCATTGGCTGGGACCGCTAATCATTCTATTGGGAGTGCTGCTATGGCTGTTCGGTCGTCACGATCATCACGACCATCACGATCATGAGGGACATCAGCACGAGGCGGAGCCGATGCATCAAGCGGAGGAGCATGATCATGAGCACAAGCAACCGCTAGAGCGGCAGGGGGCGTGGAGCTGGCGAGTTCTCTGGCTAGGCTTTAGCTCGGCTCTCTTCTTCTGTCCCGCTACGGGGTTGATCTACTTCGGTATGCTGGTGCCTATGACGGCTCAGGCGGGGGGCGCTATGGGGTTGCTCTATTTGGGACTCTTTGCGCTCCTAACGGCTAGTGTCGCTTATCCCGTCTATGGGCTGATACGTATGGGGATGAGTCGCTTAGTGCGATTCGCTGGCGATATGCAGCGGTGGCGCAAGTGGCTCAATGTAGGGGTCTCGCTCCTTTTCATTGTGATGGGCGTTGTGATCACGCTCGTTCACCTGCTGCATGGTCACGAGTCGGCGGCACTGGTCGGATCTTTGTAGAGCTTGATGAAGCAGTGCGTGGCGAGGACCACGTCGTGACGAGACTTGAGCTGGTAGATGATCTCTAGATCCTCGCGACCCCACAGGAGCTTGCTGTAAAGCGTCTCTAGACTGATGCGTGTCTGTAGAGGATCGGCTTGGTAGTGCAAGATGAGGTAGTTGATGCCTTGGCGCATAGTGCAGAAGCTTCGCTTGGACCGCAGGCTCTCACTGGGCAACTGGTAGTGCTGCAGGTCGTGCGCTAGGACGGCTAGATGAAAGGCGAGGCTATGCCCCACAATCATTTGCGTAGTCTCTAGATCTCTGAGGAATAGCTCTAATACGGCTTGGGGTGGCTCGCCATGCCCTGCGACAAACTCGGTCGTCAGCTGGTGGTAGTCGGTTGCTTCGCTGGTGATCGGCATGCCACTGAGCAGGAGATGGTCTTCGCTCCGTACGACGCGTAGCTCTTCGTCTAGGAGGAGCCACGAGAGACTCGCTAGGAGTGGGGTGTCGATAGCGGAGAGCTGTGTCTCGTCGAGCGTGTCGTGCAGGTAGCATACGGTCTCGGTGTCTACCACTAGGTAGCGGGGCGTGTCACCCTCGGGTGCTGTGCTAAGCTGCAGGAGCGGTGACTCCTCGATACTGAGCGCACAATGCGAAGCGAAGTCACGCTCTACGCCTTTGTAGACGGGATTGTGCTTGCGCAGTCGCTTACGACCGAAGGTGGTGATGCCACCAGCTAAGATCAATAGGAGCAGGAGGTCAACCCAAGTCATAGTCTAGTTGAGGTTTAGGCAGGGGCATTGGGTCGCACCCTCTTTACTTATCAAGGCTCTCCTCAATGATGCGGCGATCTCGTGCCATCGCTGGCGCAGCTTGCTCTTTAGGGATGAAGGCCCAGTTGTTGTAGCGGGGCGGTGTGAGTGGCTGGTGCGTTTTTGCCCACTCGATGAGGTGATAGCGTAGGTCATAAGGCGAAACCCAAACGACGCGCTGGCGCAACTCTTCGGGCGAAATCTTCGCTCCTTGCGTCAGATGCCCTCCGCCACCGATAGCTCGGTAAGAGTTGACCGCTACCGTGTAGACGCTGTCGGTCGAGAAGGGGCGTCCGTCAGACAGACGCTCGATGGTTACCCGCTCGCCTTGAGCTTTGCGCAGATCAACCGTGTAGTCAATACCAGCAGCTGCGCTGAAGTTGAAGGTCGGATTGACCGTCGGGAAGCGTTGCTCATCAGCTTGATCCTTCAGATAGAGCAGATGCTCTCCAGAGCTAGCATCGGGACCGCACCATAAGCCGTAAGAGTACTCTAGATAGTCCTGTATCTCTTGCCCTGAGAGGCGCAGCTTGTAGAGATAGTTCTCATAGGGATAGATGTCGAAGAAGTTTCGTACCCGTAGCGTGTCAGCAGACTGTGACAAGGAGAGACGATGCGGTGCGGAGAAGGAGATGTCTGCCTCGCTCAAGTCTAGCTGTAGCTGATGAAGCAGAGAGATATAAGCGGAGGGTCCGAAGAGCGCATCCACCCCTACTAATGGCTCGGTGAGCTGTGTGATAGGCTCAGCGATAAAGCTTCGTACCGTGTCGGCAAAGCCTGAGAAATAACTGACGAAAGCGGAGTCTACTGGTACGGAAGCCATTGAGACGATCTCTCCTTGGAGCTTTTTGTCGATCACTTTGTCACCCTGCTTGGTAATGGAGACCGTCACGTCCGCCACGTTTCTCGCATGGCTCCCAGGATTGATCAGCAAGACGGTAGAGCCGGCTGGACTCTGCACGGTCGTCTGATTAGCCTGATGATCATGTCCGTAGAGGATGAGGTCGATACCGGAGACTCTGTTTGCCAACTGCATGGCAAAGTTCTCACCTCCTTGCTCATCGCCTAGCCCCGAGTGCATCAGGACTATAAGCAGGTCGGGATGGACATGCTCTTGGATCGCAGGAATCCACACATGAGCAGTAGCGATCGGACTAGCAAAGGTCATCCCCTCATAAGAGGATTGGGGGATCCACTCTGGCACGGATGGAGTGATCAGCCCGAGAACAGCAACTTTGACCCCGTCGACCGTGTGTACGCTGTAGGGCGAGTAGTAAGGCTTGCCCTTGAGGGGACCATCGCTGTGTACGATGTTGGCGGCCAGCAGTGGTGTCGCCATATCGCGTTGCCAGCGATGGTAGACGCTCGGCGTAGCCTCTAGATCATGGTTGCCCACGACGGCTGCATCGTAGCCCAGCAGCGTCATAGCATCGGAGACGAAGTGCGTGCGCACGGTGTCGACAAAGTTGGAGTAGTAGACCGCCGCATTACCTTGTAGCACATCACCTCCGTCGAAGAGCAATGTACTCGTCGGGAACTCTTTCCTCACTTGAGTCACATAGGTAGAGACACGCGCCAGTCCGCTAGGCGTACAGCTGTCCTGGACAAAGTCGTAGCC is part of the Porphyromonas asaccharolytica DSM 20707 genome and harbors:
- a CDS encoding exonuclease, giving the protein MTWVDLLLLLILAGGITTFGRKRLRKHNPVYKGVERDFASHCALSIEESPLLQLSTAPEGDTPRYLVVDTETVCYLHDTLDETQLSAIDTPLLASLSWLLLDEELRVVRSEDHLLLSGMPITSEATDYHQLTTEFVAGHGEPPQAVLELFLRDLETTQMIVGHSLAFHLAVLAHDLQHYQLPSESLRSKRSFCTMRQGINYLILHYQADPLQTRISLETLYSKLLWGREDLEIIYQLKSRHDVVLATHCFIKLYKDPTSAADS
- a CDS encoding bifunctional metallophosphatase/5'-nucleotidase, which produces MNQFQHRTLLYCLAALLLLGSFASCKKAERETHTIRILHTTDVHGNILGYDFVQDSCTPSGLARVSTYVTQVRKEFPTSTLLFDGGDVLQGNAAVYYSNFVDTVRTHFVSDAMTLLGYDAAVVGNHDLEATPSVYHRWQRDMATPLLAANIVHSDGPLKGKPYYSPYSVHTVDGVKVAVLGLITPSVPEWIPQSSYEGMTFASPIATAHVWIPAIQEHVHPDLLIVLMHSGLGDEQGGENFAMQLANRVSGIDLILYGHDHQANQTTVQSPAGSTVLLINPGSHARNVADVTVSITKQGDKVIDKKLQGEIVSMASVPVDSAFVSYFSGFADTVRSFIAEPITQLTEPLVGVDALFGPSAYISLLHQLQLDLSEADISFSAPHRLSLSQSADTLRVRNFFDIYPYENYLYKLRLSGQEIQDYLEYSYGLWCGPDASSGEHLLYLKDQADEQRFPTVNPTFNFSAAAGIDYTVDLRKAQGERVTIERLSDGRPFSTDSVYTVAVNSYRAIGGGGHLTQGAKISPEELRQRVVWVSPYDLRYHLIEWAKTHQPLTPPRYNNWAFIPKEQAAPAMARDRRIIEESLDK
- a CDS encoding sulfite exporter TauE/SafE family protein, producing the protein MQSDLLALVSGSTPFVAVVVMALLVAINPCPLATVVSSLLFLTGRQTSRRQGWWIATLYALGRALLYFLLGLLSAWLLRTSIQTLQLQEQILYGLEHWLGPLIILLGVLLWLFGRHDHHDHHDHEGHQHEAEPMHQAEEHDHEHKQPLERQGAWSWRVLWLGFSSALFFCPATGLIYFGMLVPMTAQAGGAMGLLYLGLFALLTASVAYPVYGLIRMGMSRLVRFAGDMQRWRKWLNVGVSLLFIVMGVVITLVHLLHGHESAALVGSL